One part of the Dermacentor silvarum isolate Dsil-2018 chromosome 6, BIME_Dsil_1.4, whole genome shotgun sequence genome encodes these proteins:
- the LOC125946139 gene encoding uncharacterized protein LOC125946139 gives MSAILSHRPMTEAQAYGIDSHVDTEGDDSRTDLSEDEELQANESTPGSSSGSNTPVPRAKRPRRTRNSELAEILAEQQNRTAETLQKHTELIFEQQRQLLEDEQKKLGDIMSTISTSFLQGRQAMMAQLLSQPLQAYPQPLQIYSQALQQDSQQSRLFQFTWPIFTTAEPVTQSAVPPNRVAGTSSSTKE, from the exons ATGAGTGCCATTCTGTCTCACCGCCCGATGACAGAAGCTCAGGCATACGGCATTGACAGCCATGTGGACACCGAAGGTGACGACAGTCGGACAG ATTTAAGCGAGGACGAGGAGCTACAGGCGAATGAAAGTACCCCGGGATCCT CAAGCGGAAGCAACACTCCTGTGCCACGGGCAAAGAGGCCACGACGGACGAGGAATTCGGAGCTCGCTGAGATCTTAGCAGAACAGCAAAACAGAACTGCAGAGACGCTACAGAAACATACAGAGCTGATATTTGAACAGCAGAGGCAGCTTTTAGAAGATGAGCAAAAAAAGCTCGGAGATATAATGAGCACTATAAGCACATCGTTTTTGCAGGGCAGACAAGCAATGATGGCGCAGCTGCTGAGCCAACCACTGCAAGCTTACCCTCAGCCTCTGCAGATATACAGCCAGGCTCTACAGcaagacagccagcagagcagGCTGTTTCAGTTTACGTGGCCAATATTCACCACTGCAGAACCTGTTACCCAGAGTGCAGTGCCACCAAATAGAGTGGCAGGAACTTCAAGCAGCACCAAGGAATGA